A single genomic interval of Candidatus Sulfotelmatobacter sp. harbors:
- a CDS encoding alpha-glucuronidase family glycosyl hydrolase — protein MPKLRPIAVALRLAVFTGFLCSLVPATWATDTDAWLRYSPLTPQAAQAYQSLPANVFVQSDSIVLKNAQQELIQGLAQMLGKPARISSSPGNVIVLARLKDLPRLAPNLSPPSDLQADGYWLKRAKIHGRECLIVAAVNDRGVLYGVFALLSKIALSKQVRDENLAHLDEVQQPHAPIRWVNQWDNLDGRIERGYGGPSIFFADGNIRSDLTRAGQYARLLASVGINGCTINNVNAAPGILEDSFIAQVSRIADVFRPWGVQLSLSVDLSSPKVIGGLDTFDPLDPRVADWWRKKVDEIYRRIPDFGGFVVKADSEGRLGPSTYSRTPADAANVIARALKPHGGIVFYRAFVYNHHLDWHDLKNDRAKAAYDNFHPLDGAFDDNVIIQIKNGPIDFQVREPASPLFAGLHRNNEAIELQITQEYTGQQRHLCFLVPMWKEVLDFDMRVGEKQDNAPSPVKDLVAGRVFHRPIGGFVGVANVGMDDNWLGSPLALANLYGFARLAWNPNLTSEKIVDEWTRLTFGDDPLVLKTITALQLNSWHIYESYTGPLGAGTLTNITGNHYDPGPESSEQNGWGQWHRADHLGIGMDRTIATGTGFIGQYPPEVQTLYESLANCPDNLLLFFHHVPYTHVLHSGKTVIQHIYDSHYDGAAQAHDQITQWQTLRGHIDEERYRDILARLQYQATEAIVWRDTICTWIYQLSGIADDKGRVGSQASVH, from the coding sequence ATGCCGAAACTCCGGCCCATTGCGGTCGCGCTGCGGTTAGCCGTCTTCACAGGATTTCTCTGTTCGTTAGTCCCTGCGACATGGGCCACCGACACCGACGCCTGGCTGCGCTACTCCCCGTTGACCCCACAAGCCGCCCAGGCCTACCAGAGCTTGCCCGCCAACGTTTTTGTGCAAAGCGATTCCATCGTGCTTAAGAACGCGCAGCAGGAATTAATCCAAGGCCTTGCACAAATGCTGGGCAAGCCAGCCCGCATCAGCTCGTCTCCCGGGAACGTCATCGTTCTGGCAAGGCTGAAAGACCTGCCCAGGCTTGCCCCAAATCTGTCCCCGCCTTCAGACCTGCAAGCCGACGGCTACTGGCTGAAGCGCGCCAAGATTCACGGGCGCGAGTGTCTGATCGTCGCCGCCGTGAACGACCGAGGCGTCCTCTACGGCGTGTTCGCACTATTAAGCAAGATTGCGTTGAGTAAGCAAGTCCGCGACGAAAATCTCGCCCACCTCGACGAAGTCCAGCAGCCCCACGCCCCCATCCGCTGGGTCAACCAATGGGACAACTTAGACGGCCGAATTGAACGCGGCTACGGCGGTCCGTCCATCTTCTTCGCCGACGGAAATATTCGCAGCGATCTGACCCGAGCCGGCCAATACGCCCGCCTGCTCGCCTCCGTCGGCATCAACGGATGCACCATCAATAACGTCAATGCCGCCCCCGGCATTCTCGAAGATAGTTTCATCGCGCAAGTCAGCCGCATCGCCGACGTCTTCCGCCCCTGGGGCGTTCAGCTTTCGCTCTCGGTCGATCTCAGCAGTCCCAAAGTCATCGGCGGTCTGGATACCTTCGATCCTCTCGATCCGCGCGTCGCCGACTGGTGGCGCAAAAAAGTGGATGAGATTTACCGCCGCATTCCCGACTTCGGCGGCTTCGTAGTCAAAGCCGACTCCGAAGGCCGCCTCGGCCCCTCCACCTACAGCCGCACTCCCGCCGATGCCGCCAACGTAATCGCCCGCGCCCTCAAGCCACATGGCGGCATCGTCTTTTATCGCGCCTTCGTTTATAACCACCACCTCGACTGGCATGATCTGAAAAACGATCGCGCCAAAGCTGCCTACGATAATTTCCATCCGCTCGACGGCGCGTTCGACGACAACGTCATCATTCAAATCAAAAATGGCCCCATCGACTTCCAGGTACGCGAACCCGCTTCTCCGCTGTTCGCCGGCCTGCACCGCAACAACGAAGCCATCGAGTTGCAGATCACGCAGGAATACACCGGCCAGCAGCGGCACCTCTGCTTCCTCGTTCCCATGTGGAAAGAAGTCCTTGACTTCGACATGCGCGTGGGTGAAAAGCAAGACAACGCGCCGTCGCCCGTGAAAGATCTAGTCGCAGGCCGCGTCTTCCACCGCCCTATTGGCGGTTTCGTCGGCGTGGCCAATGTCGGCATGGACGACAACTGGCTGGGCAGTCCGCTGGCCCTGGCCAATCTCTACGGCTTCGCCCGCCTCGCTTGGAATCCCAACCTCACCTCAGAAAAAATTGTCGACGAATGGACCCGCCTCACCTTCGGCGATGACCCACTCGTTCTCAAAACCATCACCGCCCTGCAACTCAACTCCTGGCACATTTACGAGAGTTATACCGGCCCGCTGGGCGCAGGCACGCTCACCAACATCACCGGCAATCATTACGATCCCGGCCCCGAATCGTCCGAGCAAAACGGCTGGGGACAATGGCATCGCGCCGACCACCTGGGCATTGGCATGGATCGCACCATCGCGACCGGCACCGGATTTATCGGCCAATATCCTCCCGAGGTGCAAACGCTCTACGAATCTTTGGCGAACTGCCCCGACAATCTGCTTTTATTTTTCCACCACGTGCCCTACACCCACGTGCTGCATTCAGGCAAGACAGTCATCCAGCACATTTACGATTCCCACTACGACGGCGCAGCGCAAGCTCACGATCAAATCACGCAATGGCAGACGCTCCGCGGCCACATCGACGAAGAGCGTTATCGCGACATCCTGGCTCGCCTGCAATACCAGGCCACCGAAGCCATCGTCTGGCGCGACACCATCTGCACCTGGATCTACCAACTCTCCGGCATCGCAGACGACAAAGGCCGCGTTGGCAGCCAAGCCTCAGTGCACTAA
- a CDS encoding ABC-F family ATP-binding cassette domain-containing protein, giving the protein MPPLINVRSISKAFGADPLFQNVSFTVSEGDRIGLIGPNGSGKSTLLRILAGTEETDDGEIAVRKRIRMSYVEQESEFRPGETVRAGVDAALKNSAVPESERGTRFAETLGRAGFADLDAEASELSGGWQKRLAIVQALVQGPDILLLDEPTNHLDLAGIEWLEEVLEQAGFACVVISHDRYFLENVATEMAELSRIYPDGLLRVKGRYSVFLEKKEEFLHAQSKRQEALENLVHSEIEWLRRGAKARTRKSKARIDKAGELMEELANLNTRSRSGTAQIDFSATDRKTKRLIELQDVAYEIGGRRLFQGLNFIISAGLRVGLVGPNGSGKTTLLRLLRGEVAATVGEIRRAEKLRIVYFDQRRELDPNVTLRRALAPEGDSVIYQDRVTHVASWAAKFLFKSEQLNQPVERLSGGERARVLIAQLMLQPADVLLLDEPTNDLDIPTLEILEESLLEFRGSLVLVTHDRYMLDRVSTIVLGLDGQGGAERFADYSQWETWQAQRMQAAQAGDRTTARAATAGITSSQTATTSAKKKLSYLEAREYTTIEQRVADAELVLESKRAAAEDPAIASDAERLMSAHKELEEAQSEVDGLYARWAELEKKQ; this is encoded by the coding sequence TTGCCGCCGCTGATTAATGTTCGCAGTATTTCGAAGGCTTTTGGAGCCGACCCACTCTTTCAGAACGTCTCGTTCACGGTTTCCGAGGGAGACCGGATCGGGCTGATCGGGCCGAACGGGTCGGGCAAATCTACGCTGCTGCGCATTCTCGCGGGCACCGAAGAGACGGATGATGGGGAGATCGCCGTCCGCAAACGCATTCGGATGAGTTATGTGGAGCAAGAGTCGGAGTTCCGGCCTGGCGAGACGGTACGCGCGGGGGTCGACGCTGCGTTGAAAAATTCCGCGGTGCCGGAGTCGGAGCGGGGCACGCGTTTTGCCGAGACGCTGGGACGCGCGGGCTTTGCGGACCTGGACGCCGAGGCATCCGAACTTTCAGGGGGCTGGCAGAAGCGGCTGGCGATTGTGCAAGCGCTGGTGCAGGGGCCCGATATTCTACTTCTGGATGAACCCACGAATCATCTCGACCTGGCGGGAATCGAGTGGCTCGAGGAAGTGCTGGAGCAGGCAGGGTTCGCCTGTGTGGTGATCAGTCACGACCGGTATTTTCTGGAAAACGTGGCGACCGAGATGGCGGAGCTGAGCCGGATTTATCCGGACGGGCTCCTGCGGGTGAAGGGACGCTACAGCGTATTTCTGGAAAAGAAAGAAGAATTCCTGCACGCGCAGTCGAAGCGGCAGGAAGCGCTGGAAAATTTGGTTCATTCAGAGATCGAATGGCTGCGGCGCGGGGCGAAGGCGCGCACCAGAAAATCGAAGGCGCGTATCGACAAGGCGGGCGAGTTGATGGAAGAACTCGCGAACCTGAACACGCGCAGCCGCAGCGGCACGGCGCAGATCGATTTTTCGGCGACCGATCGCAAGACGAAGCGGCTGATCGAGTTGCAAGATGTCGCGTACGAAATTGGCGGGCGGCGGCTGTTTCAGGGATTGAACTTTATCATTTCGGCTGGGCTGCGGGTTGGGCTGGTCGGGCCGAATGGCAGTGGGAAGACGACTTTACTTCGCTTGTTGCGCGGAGAGGTGGCGGCGACCGTTGGTGAGATTCGGCGCGCGGAGAAATTGCGCATCGTTTATTTCGATCAGCGGCGGGAGCTTGATCCCAATGTTACTCTGCGGCGGGCGCTGGCGCCGGAGGGCGATTCGGTGATTTATCAGGATCGCGTTACGCACGTCGCTTCGTGGGCGGCCAAATTTTTATTCAAGAGCGAGCAGTTGAATCAGCCCGTGGAGCGGCTATCGGGAGGGGAGCGGGCGCGGGTGCTGATCGCGCAGTTGATGCTGCAACCTGCCGACGTCTTGCTGCTGGATGAGCCGACGAACGATCTCGACATTCCGACGCTGGAAATTCTGGAGGAGAGCTTACTCGAGTTTCGCGGGTCGCTGGTGCTGGTGACGCACGATCGCTACATGCTCGATCGCGTGTCGACGATCGTGCTTGGACTGGATGGCCAAGGCGGCGCCGAGCGCTTTGCCGACTATTCGCAGTGGGAGACGTGGCAGGCGCAGCGCATGCAGGCTGCGCAGGCTGGCGATCGGACAACGGCGCGCGCGGCGACTGCGGGAATCACTTCATCGCAAACTGCGACAACATCGGCGAAAAAGAAACTTTCCTATTTGGAGGCGCGGGAATACACCACAATCGAGCAGCGCGTTGCCGACGCGGAATTGGTGTTGGAATCCAAGCGCGCGGCCGCCGAGGATCCGGCGATTGCCAGCGATGCGGAGCGGTTGATGAGCGCTCACAAGGAACTCGAAGAAGCGCAGTCGGAAGTGGATGGGCTTTACGCGCGCTGGGCGGAATTGGAGAAGAAGCAGTAG
- a CDS encoding YkgJ family cysteine cluster protein, whose amino-acid sequence MDSALVDVTRKSGHWLVCRPGCTQCCIGAFPINQLDALRLRQGLADLEARAPERAAQVRQRARESVARLSPEFPGDSVSGTLCEGEEAEEQFADFANDEPCPALDPQTGYCELYESRPMTCRVFGPPVRSEAPGEDAQGESGLGVCELCFQGASPEEIAACEMKPDPDDLESRLLSELGKSTGARGNTIIAFCLAH is encoded by the coding sequence GTGGACTCTGCCTTAGTCGACGTCACCCGGAAAAGCGGCCACTGGCTCGTCTGCCGCCCCGGATGCACGCAATGCTGCATCGGAGCGTTTCCCATCAATCAGCTCGATGCGCTCCGTCTGCGGCAAGGCCTCGCCGATCTTGAAGCGCGCGCGCCCGAGCGCGCAGCGCAAGTGCGCCAGCGTGCTCGCGAATCGGTAGCCCGGCTGTCGCCCGAGTTTCCCGGCGATTCCGTCAGCGGCACGTTATGCGAAGGCGAAGAGGCCGAGGAACAGTTCGCCGACTTCGCCAACGACGAGCCTTGCCCGGCGCTCGATCCCCAGACGGGATATTGTGAACTCTACGAATCGCGGCCGATGACTTGCCGTGTCTTCGGGCCGCCTGTGCGCTCAGAAGCTCCTGGCGAAGACGCTCAAGGCGAAAGTGGTCTCGGTGTCTGCGAACTCTGCTTTCAAGGCGCGTCTCCCGAAGAAATCGCCGCCTGCGAAATGAAGCCCGATCCCGATGACCTGGAATCGCGCCTGCTCTCCGAACTGGGAAAAAGCACAGGCGCTCGCGGCAATACGATCATCGCTTTCTGCCTGGCGCATTGA
- a CDS encoding LacI family DNA-binding transcriptional regulator, translating into MGKSPTTLRDIAKALGTSIGSVHRALHDHPGVSPATKDKVLQMARTLGYRPNIAARYLSSRKNLRISVNTLQGTTSFWDEVRTGIREAAASITLENVELEFRTHPRLGEGDEEAFEAAIADKVDGIITFPSRPQVLRPWIRRASRAEIPVVCVATDAPGSGRLGIVAIDTLASGSIAADLMGRFLGARQGSIAITVFDMGITEHAEKCGAFESTLRNFYPDLRLLKPIEDHDLEAESYDKCRQLFEQHPDISGIYVTTEVSIPVLNAARDANLLERLTIITTDVFPGLVPYIRSGAVAATIYQRPRAQGQIAFRMLHEFLLEGAGASRSHQVALAPHLLMRGNLDFFLQKESAKEKIKEEAQETTPDLAQDFA; encoded by the coding sequence ATGGGAAAGTCTCCCACCACTCTTCGCGACATCGCCAAGGCACTGGGTACCTCAATTGGCTCGGTGCATCGTGCTCTGCATGACCATCCTGGGGTTAGCCCCGCCACCAAAGACAAAGTCTTGCAGATGGCGAGAACGCTGGGTTACCGGCCAAATATCGCCGCACGATATTTGTCTTCCAGAAAAAATCTGCGCATCTCGGTCAACACTCTCCAGGGAACCACTTCATTCTGGGACGAAGTCCGCACCGGCATTCGTGAAGCCGCCGCGTCGATCACACTCGAAAATGTCGAACTCGAATTTCGCACTCATCCCCGCCTCGGCGAAGGCGACGAAGAAGCCTTTGAAGCAGCCATCGCCGACAAGGTAGATGGCATCATCACCTTCCCCAGTCGTCCGCAAGTCCTGCGCCCCTGGATCCGCCGCGCGTCACGAGCCGAGATTCCCGTAGTTTGTGTCGCGACCGATGCCCCCGGCAGTGGACGTTTGGGCATCGTCGCCATCGACACTCTCGCCAGCGGATCGATCGCCGCCGATCTCATGGGAAGATTTCTTGGCGCGCGCCAGGGATCGATCGCCATCACCGTTTTTGATATGGGCATCACCGAGCATGCCGAGAAATGTGGCGCTTTTGAAAGTACCCTCCGCAACTTCTATCCCGATTTGCGCCTGTTGAAGCCCATCGAGGATCACGATCTCGAAGCCGAGTCCTACGACAAATGCCGCCAGTTGTTTGAACAACATCCCGATATCTCTGGAATCTACGTTACGACGGAAGTCTCCATCCCCGTACTGAACGCGGCGCGCGATGCCAATCTGCTCGAGCGCCTGACCATCATCACGACCGATGTCTTTCCCGGCCTGGTTCCCTACATTCGTTCCGGCGCGGTCGCGGCGACGATCTATCAGCGACCGCGCGCGCAAGGCCAGATCGCATTTCGCATGCTGCACGAATTTCTGCTCGAAGGAGCAGGCGCGAGCCGTTCGCACCAGGTTGCACTGGCGCCGCATCTGCTAATGCGCGGCAATCTGGATTTCTTTCTGCAAAAAGAATCGGCCAAAGAAAAAATCAAAGAAGAAGCTCAGGAAACAACGCCTGACCTGGCCCAGGATTTTGCTTAA